The proteins below come from a single Acinonyx jubatus isolate Ajub_Pintada_27869175 chromosome A1, VMU_Ajub_asm_v1.0, whole genome shotgun sequence genomic window:
- the SPINK7 gene encoding serine protease inhibitor Kazal-type 7, which yields MKIIGGLLLFCTVIHFFSSSEAASLSLTKGDCSSYKKYPVVAIPCPITYLPVCGSDYITYGNECHLCIENLKSNGKVQFLHEGAC from the exons ATGAAGATCATTGGGGGTTTGCTCCTGTTCTGCACAGTGATCCATTTCTTCAGCAGCTCAG AAGCTGCTAGCTTATCTTTAACAAAA GGGGACTGCAGCAGTTACAAGAAGTACCCAGTGGTGGCCATCCCCTGCCCCATCACGTACCTGCCTGTCTGTGGTTCTGATTACATCACCTATGGGAATGAATGCCACCTATGCATTGAGAATTT GAAAAGTAACGGAAAAGTTCAGTTTCTTCATGAAGGAGCATGCTAA